Genomic segment of Nodularia sp. LEGE 06071:
AAATACTAAAAAATACAATGACCAAGTAAGACCGCCACCACCGACTAAATCCAGCAGCATCACAAAACTGTTAATAATTGCATAATTACCAACACGTTTCTTAAATCTTCCTATACGGTAGGAACTAAACGCTTGCCTTTGTTGGATTTCGCTATGTTGCGATCGCCAATCGATTTCTGCTAAATTCAGACAATCTGGTGATATATCTAACTCTGTAGCAATTTCCACCAGTTGCTCATAAGAAAATTCTTTATCTTGGTTATCAGCTTGACGAGCGATCGCTAATTGGAGAATTCGCTGCACATCATCTTGGCTATAAGAACGAAGGCTCTGAGGTTCAAATGCCGTCATAATTATTATCTCTTATTGTGACCTTTACTAACAGTTGGCAACCAGGTAGCTTTTACGCAGCTACATTTCTCGGAATTTGTTTGTACTATCCTTACATTAGCAAATTTAGCGGAAACAAAAAGAAGCCCCTAGTCTGAAAAGAAGTCCAGCGCGGGATGAATTTTTCGGCGATATGCCCACCCCACAAAATTTCTCAGATTGTATATGTGACATTTTTTGAGATTTTATGTTTAGCTAGGCTGGTTATGTATAATCGGAAACTGCTAAACCGGGTTGTCTCTGATAAATAAACGAGATATGATGCCCCAATTGTCTACACGGTGAGCGCATTGTCAAGTCGATATAGTTTCAAATCGAGAAATTGCCATTATTATTTATTATCAGAACTTGGTTTTTCAGCTTATGCATATCTTATCAACCCAAAAACTCCGCTTTACATTAGGTTTTGCTACTTTATTGCTGGTGAGTGCAGCTAGTATTCGTTTATATCCGCAGTCAATAAATCAACAACAAATTCCCGAACATCAAGCTGAAAAGCCTTTATTAGTTACTCAGTCCCAAAATTATTTTTTAACTAAATCACAGATTTCACCTGCTGCAATTCAACCTATTCATAGACTAGGCACAATTGTTCAGAATCCTGTTATTCTTCCCCAGATATCTCCTCAAACTATCAGTCCAGAAAACACCTTTACATCTGAGCAAGATATAGCATCAATACCTGTAACTTATCCAGTCATCGATGAGTGGCAAAAATATAAATTTAGCATTGAAGGTAGTCAGGTTTTAAGTCCGGGAAAACTACCAACGTCTAATATTAATTTTAATCAGAAAGATTTATTTAGCGTTCTTGTTAATACAAGAAAATATTTTCAAGACCACGCTTCCGAAGACCCAAACATTTTTCGTAAAGGGCTACTGGGTACACAAGGAGTAACTGTAGAAGATATTATCAAAACTTTAGATTTCATGATTACTGTATTAAGTGAGGATATTGCTAACAATCGCACCACCCGATTAGAAAATCCTGAATTTATTAACACCAATTTTCGAGTAATTAAATGGTCTGCCCATAATCCTCAGAACCAAAAGCAGAATCAAGTGCGAATTACAAAATATGCAGTATTTGAGCATACAGGTTCTCGCACCAAAACTTCTACTTACAATGTACCAATTTACAGTTTAAAAGAAGACAATATTACTGATAAATTTTACACGAGATATACCAAACAGGATGTTTTATCAGGTATTTATGAGCCTGGTGGTAAAGAACATGGTAGAGTCGAACCCCTGGCTTATTTAACCCGTGCTGGTTTAGAAGAAGCTTTAATGCAGGGAACAATCCTGATTAATTTTACCGATGGGACTCAAAGGTTTTTCAATGTGGATAGAAATAATGGTATTTCTTATGTGCAGGGATTAAAACCCACATCACAAAAGCGTTACTGGTACTTTAGACAAGTGGACGCTATCAAAGGCTATGGACATAATATCGATGCGAAAATTTCCATCAAGCCAGGAGTAACTTTTGCGGGAGATATCCTGAATATTGGATTAGGTAGAGTAGTCGTGATTGAACATACTAGAAATGGGCGGAAACAGTTGCAAATGGGAGTCATGGCGGATACAGGCGGAGCCTTTTTACCTAATCTGCATCAACTTGATTTCTTAGCAGGAACTTTTAAGAATCGACAAGAGTTTACGCAGCATATCCGCCAATTACCTGAGTATGCTACAGCTTATTTTCTCGTGAAAAAGTGATAACGAACCCAAAGATCCCCAACTTCTTGAAGAAATCGGGGATCTGAACCTCTCGAATGTACGAAATTATCTGAAGTACAACTCAGGCGATGAATGATTCAGAATGTACCTCTAAATGCAGCATACGCCAGGGTAAAAATAATTGGGACTATGATCGGAATAATCACAATCAGTCCCGTTTTACCAAAGCGAATTTTTTGCCCATCTGCTTTTAAGAGACTAATTACAGATGCGGTAGCCATTGCAATCCAAATGCATCCAAAGATAATAAAAATTGTAAATGTTGAGTCATTCATATTCAAATAGTACGTTTATACTGTACAATCATGGAGAGTAAGTTAATAACTTGTCAAGAATTGCATAAAAAAACTATGATTAAGCGATAGAAATCTATATAAACTCTGTCAAAACTTTTTAATAGCAATGATTCTAAATATTTTTATCAATTATATGTTAATTCACATAGACTATTGTATTACAAGCAGAGAGAAGAGGTATGTTGAATAAACTGATCAAATATTTTGTCTACGCAACAAAAGGGTATATTACAAAAACACAGCTAATTAAGTTTCTGTATTTAGCTGATCTTTACTCTGTTAAATGGACGGGAAACCAACTAACTGATCTAGATTGGTGTTATTATCAGTTTGGCCCTTGGAATGAGGGTATAGATGCGGCTTTAAATCAAATGAATGGGAAAGAGATTATTCAAGAATCTCAGGAAAATGCAACATACATTAGGCCTGTGAATGAAGCCGCTCAGGTAGATGATTTGCAACTACCTATAAGTCTTAAGTTGGTGCTGGATAATATTCGCAGAGAATGGGCTGGCGCAGATAAA
This window contains:
- a CDS encoding 2TM domain-containing protein — its product is MTAFEPQSLRSYSQDDVQRILQLAIARQADNQDKEFSYEQLVEIATELDISPDCLNLAEIDWRSQHSEIQQRQAFSSYRIGRFKKRVGNYAIINSFVMLLDLVGGGGLTWSLYFLVFCGLTLGLDVWNTFQTKGEEYEMAFQKWYRKHQIKQTINTVVSKWFKALQI
- a CDS encoding type II toxin-antitoxin system antitoxin SocA domain-containing protein, whose amino-acid sequence is MLNKLIKYFVYATKGYITKTQLIKFLYLADLYSVKWTGNQLTDLDWCYYQFGPWNEGIDAALNQMNGKEIIQESQENATYIRPVNEAAQVDDLQLPISLKLVLDNIRREWAGADKLNQLLDYVYTTAPMLEVKNMHQPGEKVKLNLQAERAKLVSELGL